The Mycolicibacterium parafortuitum nucleotide sequence CGGCGACCGCTACCTGTTGTGCTCGGACGGGCTGTCGGACCCGGTCAGCCAGGACACCATCGCCGAGGCGCTGCAGATCCCCGATGTCGCCGAGAGCGCCGACCGCCTCATCGAGCTGGCCCTGCGCGGCGGCGGTCCCGACAACGTCACCGTGGTGGTGGCCGATGTCGTCGACTACGACTACGGGCAGACCCAGCCGATCCTGGCGGGGGCGGTGTCCGGCGACGACGACCAGACCGCCCCGCCGAACACCGCGGCAGGCCGCGCGTCGGCGTTCAATCCGAAACGCAACGCAGCCAAACGTGTTGTGCCGCAACCCGAGGAACCCCCGCCGCGCCCTGCGTCGCGTCGGCGCATGATCATCGCCGCGACCGTGCTGGTCCTTGTGGTGCTGGCGGGCCTGGCAGTCGGACGCGAGATCGTGCGGAACAACTACTACGTCAGCGAGCACGATGGCACCGTCTCCATCATGCGGGGTGTTCAGGGCTCCTTTCTCGGAGTGTCCTTGCAGGAGCCATATCTCCTCGGATGTCTGAACAACCGCAACGAACTCTCCCTCATCAGCGCCGACCAGTCCGGTGACCCCCGGGACTGCACGCTCCTCGCCGTCGGTGATATCCGTCCCTCCGAGCGCGCCCAGGTGATCGCCGGGCTGCCGTCCGGCTCGTTGGACGAGGCCATCGGCCAGATCGAGGAACTGTCCCGCAGCTCCGTGTTGCCGGTGTGCGCGACCCCGACGCCCACCTCGACACCCAAGCCGTCCCCCACCCCGGCTCCGTCTCCCGCGCCGGCGTCCGCGTCACCGCGGCCCGCCCCGACGTCGACCTCCGGCGCGCCGGAATCGCCTGCGCCGTCGGCGAATCCGCGTCCGAGCAGCCCCGCGCCCACGACACCTCGCGCGTCGGCCCCGCCGTCCCCGTCGGGATCGGCGACCCCCGCTCCCCCGCCCACCCCGTCCCCCTCCCCGACGGTCACCGCGCTGCCGCCACCGCCGCCTGAACCGGGAACGAACTGCCGGGAAGTCGCATGACGACCCAGCCGCAGCCCGTCGTCTCGGTCGCGCCGCCGCTACCGAACCGCCGCAACGCCGAGCTCGCGTTGCTCGCATTCGCGGCGGCGATCACGACCCTCGCGCTGCTGCTGGTCGAGGCCAACCAGGAACAGGGCCTGCGCTGGGACCTCGCCCAGTACACCGTCGCGTATCTGGCGCTGTTCACCGGCGCGCATCTGGCCGTGCGCCGCTTCGCCCCGTACGCCGATCCGCTGCTGCTGCCGGTGGTGGCGCTGCTCAACGGTCTCGGCCTGGTGATGATCCACCGCCTGGACCTGCCCGAGGGCCAGGCCACCGCACAGGGTCTCGGCGGTACCGCGAACCAGCAGATGCTGTGGACGCTGGCCGGGGTGCTCGGATTCTCCGCGCTGGTGATCTTCCTGCGCGACCACCGCATGCTGTCGCGCTACGGCTACGTGTGCGGACTGGCCGGCCTGATCCTGCTCGCGATCCCGGCGGTGCTGCCCCGGTCGATGTCGGAGCAGAACGGCGCCAAGATCTGGATCCAGTTCGAGGGCTTCTCGATTCAGCCGGCCGAGTTCTCCAAGATCCTGCTGCTGATCTTCTTCGCATCGGTGCTGGTGTCCAAGCGCAGCCTGTTCACCAGCGCCGGCAAGCACGTCCTGGGCATGGATCTGCCGCGCCCGCGTGACCTCGCGCCGCTGCTGGCGGCATGGATCGCGTCGATCGGCGTGATGATCTTCGAGAAGGACCTCGGAACATCGCTGCTGCTGTACGCGTCGTTTTTGGTCATGGTCTACATCGCGACCGAGCGGTTCAGCTGGGTGGTGCTGGGCCTGGGGCTGTTCGCCGCGGGCAGCGTGGTCGCCTACTACATGTTCGACCACGTGCGGGTGCGGGTGCAGACGTGGCGCGACCCGTTCGCCGATCCCGACGGGGCCGGCTACCAGATGGTGCAGTCGCTGTTCAGCTTCGCCACCGGTGGCATCTTCGGCACCGGTCTCGGCAACGGACAGCCCGGCACCGTACCGGCGGCGTCCACCGACTTCATCATCGCCGCGATCGGGGAAGAGCTTGGGCTGGTTGGCCTTTCGGCTGTGCTGATGCTCTACACCATCGTCATCATCCGCGGTCTGCGGACGGCGATCGCGGTGCGCGACAGCTTCGGCAAGCTACTGGCCGCCGGCCTGTCCGCGACGCTGGCGATCCAGTTGTTCATCGTCGTCGGCGGTGTCACGAAGCTGATCCCGCTGACCGGCCTGACCACGCCGTGGATGTCCTACGGCGGCTCGTCTCTGGTCGCGAACTATCTGCTGCTGGCCATCCTGGTGCGCATCTCCCACAACGCCCGTAAGCCGATCTCGACCAAGGCCCTGCCCCCGGGCAACATCGCGGGCGCCAGCACCGAGGTGATCCAGAAAGTATGAACACCTCGCTTCGCCGTATCTCGGTCATGATCATGGCGCTGATCGTGCTGCTCCTGGCCAACGCGACCCTGACGCAGGTCTTCACCGCCGACGGGCTCCGCGCCGACCCGCGCAACCAGCGGGTGCTGCTCGACGAGTACTCCCGCCAGCGCGGCCAGATCTCCGCGGGCGGCCAGCTGCTCGCCTATTCGGTGAAGACCGAAGGCCGCTTCCGCTTCCTGCGCGTCTACCCGGATCCGCAGGCCTACGCGCCGGTCACCGGCTTCTACTCGCTGAGCTACTCGAGCTCCGGTCTGGAGCGCGCCGAGGACACCGTCCTCAACGGCTCCGACGAGCGGCTGTTCGGGCGTCGGCTCGCCGATTTCTTCACCGGCCGCGATCCGCGCGGCGGCAACGTGTCGACCACCATCAACCCCGAGGTCCAACAGGCCGCGTGGGACGCGATGGAGGACGGCTGCAACGGCCCGTGCAAGGGTTCCGTGGTCGCTCTGGAGCCGTCGACCGGGAAGATCCTGGCGCTGGTGTCGGCACCGTCTTACGACCCGAATCTGCTAGCCACCCACGACATCACCGAGCAGGCCGCCGCATGGGAGGCGCTGCGCGACGACCCCGACTCGCCGCTGCTGAACCGCGCGATCTCCGAGACCTACCCGCCCGGATCGACGTTCAAGGTCGTCACCACCGCCGCCGCGCTGCAGTCCGGCGCCACCGCGCAGACGCAGCTGACCGCGGCGCCGCAGATACCGTTGCCGAACAGCACCGCGACGCTGGAGAACTTCGGCGGCATGTCCTGCGGTGGCGGGCCGACCGCCACGCTGGAGTACGCCTTCGCCCATTCCTGCAACACCGCGTTCGTCCAGCTCGGTGTCGATACCGGCGCCGACGCGCTGCGCTCGACCGCAGCCGATTTCGGGGTGGACACCCCGGCCCCGGCGATCCCGCTTCAGGTCGCCGAATCCACAGTCGGCCCGATCGCCGACGACGCGGCGCTCGGCATGTCCAGCATCGGACAGAAGGACGTCGCAGTGACGCCACTGCAGAACGCGATGATCGCCGCGACCGTCGCCAACAAGGGTGTGACCATGACGCCGTACCTGGTGGACAGCCTCAAGGGCCCCGACCTGGCGACGATCGCCACCACGGCGCCCACCGAACAGCGGCGAGCGGTACCCGAGCAGGTCGCAGATACACTTACGGACCTGATGGTCGCCGCCGAGCAGGTGACGCAGCAGAAGGGAGCCATCGCCGGCGTGCAGATCGCATCCAAGACCGGCACTGCGGAGCACGGCACGGACCCGCGCAACACGCCGCCGCATGCCTGGTACATCGCCTTCGCGCCCGCTCAGGCACCCAAAGTCGCGGTCGCGGTACTCGTCGAGAACGGCGGCGACCGCCTCGGGGCCACCGGCGGTGCGCTGGCCGCACCGATCGGGCGCGCGACGATCGCGGCGGCGCTGAGGGAGGCGTCATGAGGCACCCGAGCCGAGCGAAGCGAGGCGAGAAATGAGCCCCCGCGTGGGAGTCACGCTGTCCGGCCGATACCGCCTCCAGCGGCTGATCGCGACCGGCGGCATGGGCCAGGTCTGGGAAGGCGTCGACTCGCGGCTGGGACGCCGCGTCGCGATCAAGGTCCTCAAGGCCGAGTACTCGACCGACCCGGAGTTCGTCGAACGCTTCCGTGCCGAGGCGCGCACGGTCGCGATGCTCAACCACCCCGGCATCGCCGGCGTGTACGACTATGGCGAGACCGACATCGACGGCGAGGGCCGCACCGCGTACCTGGTGATGGAACTCGTCAACGGTGAGCCGCTGAACTCGGTCATCAAGCGGACCGGTCGGCTGTCGCTGCGGCACGCCCTGGACATGCTCGAGCAGACCGGCCGCGCGCTGCAGGTCGCGCACAGCGCCGGCCTGGTGCACCGCGACGTCAAGCCCGGAAACATCCTGATCACGCCGACCGGCCAGGTGAAGCTCACCGACTTCGGCATCGCCAAGGCCGTCGACGCCGCCCCGGTCACGCAAACCGGCATGGTGATGGGCACCGCCCAGTACATCGCTCCCGAGCAGGCGCTCGGGCACGACGCGACCGCGGCCAGCGACGTGTACTCGCTTGGTGTCGTCGGCTACGAGGCCGTCTCCGGCAAGCGCCCGTTCACCGGCGACGGTGCGCTGACGGTCGCGATGAAACACATCAAGGAGACACCCCGCCGCTGCCCGCCGATCTGCCGCCGAACGTCCGCGAGCTGATCGAGATCACGCTGGTGAAGAACCCCAGCCAGCGCTACAAGTCGGGTGGACCGTTCGCCGATGCGGTGGCCGCCGTACGCGCCGGCCGCAGGCCGCCACGGCCCAACGCGGCGCCGTCGATCGGCCGTGCCGCCCCGGCCGCGGTGCCGCCGGCGATCCAGAACCGTCCGGATCCGACCGGGCGCGCCCCGGCCGCGACCGCACGTACCCGCACGACCGGCAGCCATCACCGCTCGGCGCCCCCGGCGCGGCGCACGTTCTCGTCGGGTCAGCGCGCCCTGCTGTGGGCCGCCGGCGTGCTCGGTGCGCTGGCGATCGTGATCGCGATCCTGATCGTGCTGAACCACCAGGACAAACAGAACAGTCCGACCCGCAGCACGGTCACCGAGACGCCGAGCAGTGAGACGACCCCTGAGTCGCCGGTGGAGGAGACTCCGGGAGCCGCGCCGCCGATCGAAGGCCATGGCCCGGGGGAAAACTGGGTATCCCCACCCGTTAATAACGCGTCACCGCCGGTGACGCTGTACGCCCTGGAACAGATACCGCGATGACGACCCCACAGCACCTTTCCGACCGGTACGAAGTCGGCGAGATCCTGGGCTTCGGAGGCATGTCCGAGGTCCACCTGGCCCGCGACCTTCGCCTGCACCGCGACGTCGCGATCAAGGTGCTGCGCGCCGACCTGGCCCGCGATCCGAGCTTCTACCTGCGCTTCCGCCGGGAGGCGCAGAACGCCGCAGCGCTGAACCATCCCGCGATCGTCGCCGTGTACGACACCGGCGAGGCCGAGACACCGACCGGCCCGCTGCCCTACATCGTGATGGAGTACGTCGACGGCGTGACGCTGCGCGACATCGTGCACAACGAGGGCCCGATGCCGCCCAAGCGCGCGATCGAGGTCATCGCCGATGCGTGCCAGGCCCTGAACTTCAGCCACCAGCACGGCATCATCCACCGCGACGTCAAGCCCGCCAACATCATGATCAGCAAGAGCGGTGCGGTGAAGGTGATGGACTTCGGCATCGCCCGCGCGCTCGCCGATGCCGGCAACCCGGTCACCCAAACCGCCGCGGTGATCGGCACCGCGCAGTACCTGTCCCCCGAGCAGGCGCGCGGCGTCAAGGTCGACGCCCGGTCGGATGTGTACTCGCTCGGGTGCGTCCTCTACGAGCTGCTGACCGGCGAGCCGCCGTTCGTCGGCGACTCCCCCGTCGCGGTCGCCTATCAGCACGTGCGCGAGGATCCGGTGCCGCCGTCGGCGCGGCACGAGGGCATCTCCCCCGAACTCGACGCGGTGGTGCTCAAGGCGCTGGCGAAGAATCCGGACAACCGCTACCAGACGGCCGCCGAGATGCGCACCGACCTGGTCAAGGTGCACAGCGGCGAGACTCCGGACGCGCCGAAGGTGCTCACCGACGCCGAGCGCACCTCGCTGCTGTCGGCGACCCCGTCGCACCGCAACGAGCCTGTCGAACCCGCAGGTCCGCACCAGCCCCGCTACGACGACCGCAGCAGCGGCGGATCGCTGGGCCGATGGCTGATCGCCGTCGCGGTGCTGGCGGTGCTCACAGTGCTGGTCACGATCGGCATCAACGCGTTCGGCGGCGACACGCGCGATGTGCAGGTGCCCGATGTGCACGGGCTGACGTCGGCCGACGCGATCGCGACCCTGCAGAACCGGGGATTCTCGATCCGCACGCAGCAGAAGCCGGATTCCGAGGTACCGCCGGATCACGTCATCGACACCGACCCGGACGCGAACGCGTCGGTCGCGGCCGGCGACGAGATCACCCTGAACGTGTCGACCGGCCCCGAGCAGCGTGAGGTGCCCGACGTGTCGGGTCTGAGCTACTCCGATGCGGTGCGCAGGCTGACCGCGGCCGGGTTCGAGAAGTTCCGTCAGACCGCTTCGACCTCACTGCCCGAGCAGAAGGACCGCGTGCTGTCCACGGTGCCGCCGGCCAACCAGACGTCGGCGATCACCAACGAGATCACCGTCGTGGTCGGAAAGGGCCCGGCGACGGCGCCCGTCCCCGAATGCGTCGCCCAGAGTGTGGACGTCTGCCAGCAGATCCTGGCGGCATCGGGCTTCACGAAGGCCGTTCCGGTCGAAGTGGACAGCACCGTGGCGGCCGGTCAGGTCGTCGGGCTGGAACCGGCTGCCGGACAGACCGTGCCGCAGGACACCGTCATCCAGATCCAGGTGTCGCGCGGCAACCAGTTCGTGATGCCGGACCTGACCGGGCAGTTCTGGACCGACGCGGAGCCGCGGCTGCGCGCGCTGGGTTGGACGGGTGTGCTCGACAAGGGCGGCGACGTGCAGAACAGCGGTCAGCGCACCAACGCGGTGGTCCGGCAGAGCCCGCCGGCGGGCAGCGGCGTGAACTACGGCGCGACGATCACGCTGAACTTCGCGTCGTAGCGGCCGCGACGGCGCCGGCGACCTCGTCCTCGAGCTGACGGACCAGGGTCTCGGCCGGGGCCGCGCCGCAGTACCCGAGCCAGTTGGCCAGCATCCGGTGCCCGCCCTGGGTCAGGATCGACTCGGGATGGAACTGCACGCCGTGTACGGGCAGTTCGCGGTGCTGGACGCCCATGATGACGCCCCCCTCGGTGCGGGCGATCACCTCGAGCTCGTCGGGCACCGTCTCCGGCAGGATCGTCAGCGAGTGGTACCGCGTCGCGGTGAACGGGTCGGGCAGTCCTCTGAGCACGCCGGCATCGGCGTGGTAGACGGTGCTGGTCTTGCCGTGCAGCAGCTCAGGGGCCCGATCGACGGTGCCGCCGAAGGCCACCCCGATCGCCTGATGCCCCAGGCACACGCCGAGCAGCGGAGTGCGTGCCGCCGCGCACGCGTGCACCATCGGGATCGTCGCGCCGGCCCGCTCCGGGGTGCCCGGCCCGGGGCTCAGCAGCACGCCGTCGAACTCGGCGGCCGCGCGGGCGATGCCGGCATCGGAGGACAGCCGGTCGTCGTCGTTGCGCCACACCTGAGCCTCGACGCCGAGCTGGCCGAGGTACTGGACCAGGTTGAACACGAAGCTGTCGTAGTTGTCGACGACCAAGACCTGCATCAGCTCAGGTTACCGGCGCGGCGGCGCGGTTCAGTAGCCGAGCGGGCCGATCGGCTGGGCGTACTTCATGCGGACCGCCTCGGTGTGCCCGACCAGTTCCACGTCGCGGACCTCCTCGGTATAGCCGAGCCCGAACCGGACCGCGTAGCGCTTGTACAGCGTCACGAGCGGCGACGCGGCCAGCGCTTCCTGCATCGCCGCGGAATCGCCGACGGCGGAGATGACGTACGGCGGGCTGTAGGTGCGGCCGTTGAGCAGCAGTGTGTTGCCGACGCACCGCGGGGCCGACGTCGCGATGATGCGCTGGTCCTGCACCTGGATGCCCTCGGCGCCCGCGCTCCACATCGCGTTGATGACGCCCTGGATGTCCTGCTGGTGCACGACGAGGTCGTCGGGGGACGCGTCACGGGGGAACCGGCCGTGCGCGTCGCGTTGCGCGTCGTTCAGCGTGACGACCAGGCCGGGCCCGCGCAGGGGTGTCAGGCCCGCAGCCCCGGCGAGCGCGTCACCGCGGTTGGTGATGGCCGTCAGCGCGGCCTCGGCGCCGGGGGAGCCTCCGTGATGGTTGTCGATGCTCGACGCCAGCGCACTCTGCTCGGCACTGAGCCGGTCCACCGACTGCTGGGATTCGCGGACCAGGTCGACCAGGCGGGGGGCGTCGCTGCTGCGGATCTCGTCGCCGCCGGACACTCCGTGGGTCGCGCCGAGGAGCAGACCCGCGGCCACGCACACCACCGGGACCCCGATGCGCCACGCGGAGCGCTTGCGCGCGGGGGTGTCCTTGTCGGTCATCGTCGTCCTGGCTTCTGTGGATGGTGCGGTGAGGTCCGGAAGTGCGCGGATCGCCTGCGTTAGGCTCTCCCTAAACATCGTCGCACTGACCGGCCACATGTGGCACCGGAGACAGACGCGGCGCCGATCGTTCGAAGGTACGCATGCCCAAGTCCAAGGTCCGTAAGAAGAACGACTTCACCATCAACCCGGTGAGCCGGACTCCGGTCAAGGTCAAGGCCGGGCCGTCGAGTACGTGGTTCGTGGTGCTGTTCGTGAGCCTGATGCTGATCGGTCTGGTGTGGCTGATCGTCTTCCAGCTCGCCGGCAGCGGCCCCGACGTTCCGAGCTTCCTGCAGTGGATGGCCGATCTGAATGTGTGGAACTACGCCATCGCGTTCGCTTTCATGATCACAGGTTTGCTGCTGACGATGCGCTGGCGATGACGGGCGCGGGCGGCCAGATGAACTCATCTCGGTCGCCTGTTGTTCGTCCGCCGGCAACCCGGACGTCACCGGATCACACGGATGTGATTCATCCCCATTGGGGATAGCACTTGTGGATAACCGCCATTCCTCGCGGTAGAAGGGTGTGAAGTACCGGTGCAGCAAACACAGTGGCAACCGCAGAGCGCGGCCATCGTGGTGCAGGGAATCCTGGGCATCCTGCTCGCAGTTTTCGCTGTGACCCTGGTCACAGACGCGCCAGGGCGCGTGCTGATCGGCCTGGCGGCGGTCGGCCTGATCGTGTTTGCGCTCATGTCGTGGCGCGCCCGGCCCAAGCTAGCAATCACCGAGGACGGCCTGGTCCACCGCGGCTGGTTCACGACGCGCCAACTGACGCGCGCGGACATCAAACGGATCCGGATCACCGAGTTCCGCCGGATAGGCCGAAAAGTCCGGCTTCTGGAGATCGACACCGTGGACGACCGACTGCTGGTGATGAGTCGGTGGGATCTGGGCACCGACCCGCTGACGGTGCTCGACGCACTCACCGACGCCGGGTACGCACCCGGCGCCGGTGCGGGGGAGACCCCGTAGCAGCGTCTAGGAGATGGTGATCGACTCGATCACGACCGGATCGATGGGACGGTCGCTGCGGTCGGTCGGCGTCGTGGCGATCGCATCGACGACCTTCTTCGACTCCTCGTCGACGACTTCACCGAAGATGGTGTGGCGGCGGTTCAGGTGCGGGGTCTCGGTCACGGTGATGAAGAACTGCGAGCCGTTGG carries:
- a CDS encoding aminodeoxychorismate/anthranilate synthase component II, whose amino-acid sequence is MQVLVVDNYDSFVFNLVQYLGQLGVEAQVWRNDDDRLSSDAGIARAAAEFDGVLLSPGPGTPERAGATIPMVHACAAARTPLLGVCLGHQAIGVAFGGTVDRAPELLHGKTSTVYHADAGVLRGLPDPFTATRYHSLTILPETVPDELEVIARTEGGVIMGVQHRELPVHGVQFHPESILTQGGHRMLANWLGYCGAAPAETLVRQLEDEVAGAVAAATTRSSA
- a CDS encoding PP2C family protein-serine/threonine phosphatase, translated to MTLVLRYAARSDRGLVRANNEDSVYAGARLLALADGMGGHAAGEVASQLVIAALAHLDDDEPGGDLLSKLDAAVRDGNAAIAAHVEEDPELEGMGTTLTAILFAGNRLGLVHIGDSRGYLLRDGELTQITKDDTFVQTLVDEGRITAEEAHSHPQRSLIMRALTGHEVEPTLIMREARAGDRYLLCSDGLSDPVSQDTIAEALQIPDVAESADRLIELALRGGGPDNVTVVVADVVDYDYGQTQPILAGAVSGDDDQTAPPNTAAGRASAFNPKRNAAKRVVPQPEEPPPRPASRRRMIIAATVLVLVVLAGLAVGREIVRNNYYVSEHDGTVSIMRGVQGSFLGVSLQEPYLLGCLNNRNELSLISADQSGDPRDCTLLAVGDIRPSERAQVIAGLPSGSLDEAIGQIEELSRSSVLPVCATPTPTSTPKPSPTPAPSPAPASASPRPAPTSTSGAPESPAPSANPRPSSPAPTTPRASAPPSPSGSATPAPPPTPSPSPTVTALPPPPPEPGTNCREVA
- a CDS encoding PH domain-containing protein produces the protein MQQTQWQPQSAAIVVQGILGILLAVFAVTLVTDAPGRVLIGLAAVGLIVFALMSWRARPKLAITEDGLVHRGWFTTRQLTRADIKRIRITEFRRIGRKVRLLEIDTVDDRLLVMSRWDLGTDPLTVLDALTDAGYAPGAGAGETP
- a CDS encoding FtsW/RodA/SpoVE family cell cycle protein, translated to MTTQPQPVVSVAPPLPNRRNAELALLAFAAAITTLALLLVEANQEQGLRWDLAQYTVAYLALFTGAHLAVRRFAPYADPLLLPVVALLNGLGLVMIHRLDLPEGQATAQGLGGTANQQMLWTLAGVLGFSALVIFLRDHRMLSRYGYVCGLAGLILLAIPAVLPRSMSEQNGAKIWIQFEGFSIQPAEFSKILLLIFFASVLVSKRSLFTSAGKHVLGMDLPRPRDLAPLLAAWIASIGVMIFEKDLGTSLLLYASFLVMVYIATERFSWVVLGLGLFAAGSVVAYYMFDHVRVRVQTWRDPFADPDGAGYQMVQSLFSFATGGIFGTGLGNGQPGTVPAASTDFIIAAIGEELGLVGLSAVLMLYTIVIIRGLRTAIAVRDSFGKLLAAGLSATLAIQLFIVVGGVTKLIPLTGLTTPWMSYGGSSLVANYLLLAILVRISHNARKPISTKALPPGNIAGASTEVIQKV
- the crgA gene encoding cell division protein CrgA yields the protein MPKSKVRKKNDFTINPVSRTPVKVKAGPSSTWFVVLFVSLMLIGLVWLIVFQLAGSGPDVPSFLQWMADLNVWNYAIAFAFMITGLLLTMRWR
- the pknB gene encoding Stk1 family PASTA domain-containing Ser/Thr kinase; this translates as MTTPQHLSDRYEVGEILGFGGMSEVHLARDLRLHRDVAIKVLRADLARDPSFYLRFRREAQNAAALNHPAIVAVYDTGEAETPTGPLPYIVMEYVDGVTLRDIVHNEGPMPPKRAIEVIADACQALNFSHQHGIIHRDVKPANIMISKSGAVKVMDFGIARALADAGNPVTQTAAVIGTAQYLSPEQARGVKVDARSDVYSLGCVLYELLTGEPPFVGDSPVAVAYQHVREDPVPPSARHEGISPELDAVVLKALAKNPDNRYQTAAEMRTDLVKVHSGETPDAPKVLTDAERTSLLSATPSHRNEPVEPAGPHQPRYDDRSSGGSLGRWLIAVAVLAVLTVLVTIGINAFGGDTRDVQVPDVHGLTSADAIATLQNRGFSIRTQQKPDSEVPPDHVIDTDPDANASVAAGDEITLNVSTGPEQREVPDVSGLSYSDAVRRLTAAGFEKFRQTASTSLPEQKDRVLSTVPPANQTSAITNEITVVVGKGPATAPVPECVAQSVDVCQQILAASGFTKAVPVEVDSTVAAGQVVGLEPAAGQTVPQDTVIQIQVSRGNQFVMPDLTGQFWTDAEPRLRALGWTGVLDKGGDVQNSGQRTNAVVRQSPPAGSGVNYGATITLNFAS
- a CDS encoding DUF881 domain-containing protein; translation: MTDKDTPARKRSAWRIGVPVVCVAAGLLLGATHGVSGGDEIRSSDAPRLVDLVRESQQSVDRLSAEQSALASSIDNHHGGSPGAEAALTAITNRGDALAGAAGLTPLRGPGLVVTLNDAQRDAHGRFPRDASPDDLVVHQQDIQGVINAMWSAGAEGIQVQDQRIIATSAPRCVGNTLLLNGRTYSPPYVISAVGDSAAMQEALAASPLVTLYKRYAVRFGLGYTEEVRDVELVGHTEAVRMKYAQPIGPLGY
- the pbpA gene encoding D,D-transpeptidase PbpA: MNTSLRRISVMIMALIVLLLANATLTQVFTADGLRADPRNQRVLLDEYSRQRGQISAGGQLLAYSVKTEGRFRFLRVYPDPQAYAPVTGFYSLSYSSSGLERAEDTVLNGSDERLFGRRLADFFTGRDPRGGNVSTTINPEVQQAAWDAMEDGCNGPCKGSVVALEPSTGKILALVSAPSYDPNLLATHDITEQAAAWEALRDDPDSPLLNRAISETYPPGSTFKVVTTAAALQSGATAQTQLTAAPQIPLPNSTATLENFGGMSCGGGPTATLEYAFAHSCNTAFVQLGVDTGADALRSTAADFGVDTPAPAIPLQVAESTVGPIADDAALGMSSIGQKDVAVTPLQNAMIAATVANKGVTMTPYLVDSLKGPDLATIATTAPTEQRRAVPEQVADTLTDLMVAAEQVTQQKGAIAGVQIASKTGTAEHGTDPRNTPPHAWYIAFAPAQAPKVAVAVLVENGGDRLGATGGALAAPIGRATIAAALREAS